The DNA window ACCACCGGCAAGGTGTCGTCCTTGCTGCGCGCGATCAGTTCGGTGCGGGCGACGGCGGAGTAGATCAGCACGTACCAGTCCGAGACCAGGCGCTCCTTGGCCAGCGGCTGCTCCATCATCTGTTTGGTGGCGGCGGCGTTGCTGCGGGCGTTGACCAGGCCCGCCGTGGTGGCGACGACCGCCAGTAGCAGGACGATGGCGAACGCGATGGCGAGGCGGGTGCCGATGCGCGTATGCGACAGAAAGTTCATGATTTACTCCAATAGCAATAGACGACAGCCGCGCCGAGGCGGCGCGGCTTGATAGGCGCAAGTATGCGCCCCGCCTTGCGGCCGGTCATGTGATCCGTGACGTTCTGTTGCGGATATGAAACAATGTGTCTTATCTAAAAAGACAATGTTGCCTTTATATCGGGCTTTTCGCACCAGCGGGCGAAGGCTTCGGCCATGCGTTCGCTCTCGGCGATGGCGCGCGTCCAGTCGCGGATGCGGGCGGCGTGGTTCTGGCCGTAGGCGGTGAAATCCTTGCGGTCCGGCGGTTTGCCGTTGGGGAGCGTGGCGACGAAGGATGCGGACGGCGAGACCAGTATCAGGTTGCCGAGGGCGGGGTCGCCTTCGCCGGCGCGGCGCCACGGCATCGACTTGTCCAGCCAGCCGGGCACGATGTAGTCGCTGAAGTGCGGGTACAGCACCAGGCCGGGGTCGCGCTGGTAGGGCAGGTGCAGGTGATAGTCGATCAAGCCGCCGTCCCAGTAGGCGCCGTCGGGCGCGCCGGCGATGGCCGTCACCGCCTCCAGCACCAGCGGGATGGAACCGGAGGCCAGCAGCGCATCGCGCAGGTTGGCCGCCGACAGATCGACGAAATGGCCGGCGAAGGCGTCGAACGGGTCGCGCAGCCAGTGCGCGTCGTCGCGGCGGTTGTGGAAGATCACGCGTTCCATCGCCCCGGCCAGGCGGTCGCGAGAGACGGCGTTGCCGGCGGCGGCCAGCAGGAAGCCGGCCATCTCGCGCCAGCGCACGCCGTTGGCCCGCGCCAGCGCGCCGGTGCCGCGCGCGGTCAGCACGCTGACGTGGTGGTGGGGATGGTCGACCGCTTCGGCGGCGCGGCCGTCGAGCAGTTCGTCGAGCAGCGCGCGGCAGGTCTGGCTGACGTAGGCGGCGGTGACCCTGGCCGGATAGCGCTGGTGGGCGTACAGGTGGGCCAGGCGTTTGTGGGCGGCGGCCGGATCGTCGAAGGCGGAAGCGGCCATGCGCCAGGCGCCGATCGAGGCGCCAACCAGCTTGCGCGGACGCGGGGCCGCTTTGAGCCAGGAGCCGAACAGCCATTGATCGAGGCCGTTGAGGATCAGGCCTTTGGGGCCGCCGGCGGCGGCCGGGATGATGGCGATGTCGGCCGCTTGCATGCCCTCGGCGGAGATGCGTTGGCGTGCGCGTTGACCGAGGCGGATAGTAATTGGCGACGACATGCGGTGTATGCGTTAAGTAGGAGGGTTTTAACCCGCACGGCGTGAACCGCATGGGGTCGTACCCAGCGGGTACGACCCCGGTGTGCCGGGGTTCCGGGTGCTATTTTATGCCGCCGCCCAAGGCGCGATACAGGTCGATCGCGCTGGTCGTGCGCAACAAGCGCGCCTGCACCAGCGATTGCTGCGCGCTGAACAGCTCGCGCTGCGCGTCCAGCACATCGAGCGAACTGGCGACGCCGTTGTCGAAGCGCAGTTGCGACAGCTTCAGGCGGTCCGCCTGCGCATCCTGCACCGCGCGTTGCGCGGCGACCTGTTCGCCCAGGTAGTCGCGCGCGGCCAGCGCGTCGGCCACCTCGCGGAAGGCGGTCTGGATGGTCTTCTCGTAGTCGGCCACCGCGATGTTCTTGCGCACTTCGGTCAGGGTCAGGTTGGCGCGGTTGCGGCCGGCGTCGAAGATCGGCAGCACCAGTTGCGGCGCGAACGACCAGCTGCCGGTGCCGCTGTCGAACAGCCCGCCCAGGGTCGGGCTGGTGCTGCCGATCGCCGCCGTCAGGCTGATGCGCGGGAAGAAGGCCGCGCGCGCGGCGCCGATGTTGGCGTTGGCCGATTTGAGCCGCTGTTCGGCGGCGCGGATGTCGGGCCGGCGCGCCAGCAGGTCGGACGGCAGCCCGGCCGGCACGGCGCTGAGCGCATCGATCTGGCTGTCGGTCGGCATGGCGCCGGCATTCGTGCCGGCGGCGCCGGTGGCCGAAGGCTGGCCGACCAGCAGGGTCAGGGCGTTTTCGGCTTGCGCGCGCTGGCGCGCCAGGGTCAGCGCGGCGGCGCGCGCCGTCTCCATCAGCGTTTCGTTGGAGCGCAGGTCCAGCCGCGACGAGGCGCCCACTTCGGCGCGCTGCTGCGTGAGCTTGTAGGTGCGGGCGCGCGCCTCGTAGCTTTGCTGCGCCAGCGCATACTGCTCGGCGTAGGCACGCTCGGTGAAGTAAGCCTGCGCCACTTGCGCGACCAGGCTGATTTGCGCCGCCTGGCGCGCCTCATCGGTGGCCAGGTAGGCCGCCAGCGCGGCGTCGTTCAGGCTTTTCACGCGGCCGAAGAAATCGAGCTCGAACGAGGAGATCGACAGGCCGGCGTCGACGCGGCGGCCGATCGTGCTCTCGCCGGTGGGCGATACCGTGGCGGGCGTCTTGGCGCGGGTGGCGCCGACGCTGGCGTTCAGGTTGGGCAGGCGGTCGGCCGACTGCACGTTGTACAGCGCGCGCGCCTCTTCGATGCGCAGCGCGGCGGTGCGCAGGTCGCGGTTGTTCTCCAGCGCGGCCGCGATCAGCTGTTGCAGGCGTGGCTCGTTGAAGTACTCGCGCCAGCCGGTGTCGATGGCATCGCGCTGGTTGGTTGCGGCGGATGGCGCCGCGCCGGTCTTTGCGGCCTTGCCGGCGTCGTCGGCCGGGAAGGCGGCGGCCACCGGGGCGTCGGGACGCTTATAAGTCGGCGCCAGCGAGCAGGCCGACAGCAGCGTCGCGCCCAGCATCGCGGTTGCCAACTGCTTGGCCAGCAAGCTCGCGCGCGCGGCGGGGAGGGAGGCGCGGGCCGGGTTAGTCATAAGTCTCATGCTTTTTGTCGTCCATTTCGTGAGCGGCCAACTTGCGTTGGCGTTCGCTGCCCTTGAAGATTCTGCGGATCACCACGAAGAATACCGGCACCAGGAACACTGCCAGCACCGTCGCCGTGATCATGCCGCCCATGACGCCGGTGCCGATGGCGCGCTGGCTGGCCGAGCCGGCGCCGGTGGCGATCACCAGCGGCAGCACGCCGAGGATGAACGCGAGCGAGGTCATGATGATGGGGCGGAAGCGCAGGTGCACCGCCTCCAGCGTCGCCTCGATCAGGCCCATGCCCTGCGCCTGCAGGTCCTTGGCGAATTCGATGATCAGGATCGCGTTCTTGGCCGACAGGCCGATAATCGCGATCAGGCCGACCTTGAAGTATACGTCGTTGGGCAGGTCGCGGATGTGGGCGCCGAGCAGCGCGCCCAGGATCCCCAGCGGCACCACCAGCAGCACCGCGACCGGGATCGATTCGCTTTCATACAGCGCGGCCAGCACCAGGAAGGCGGCCAGCATCGACAGCGCGAACAGCGCCGGCGCCTGCGAACCGGAGGTTTTCTCCTCCAGCGACTGGCCGGTCCATTCGATGCTGAAGCCGGGCGGCAGTTGCGTGGCCAGGCGTTCCAGTTCGGCCATGGCCTCGCCGGTGCTGCGTCCCGGGGCGGCGTCGCCGGTCAGCTTGATGGCCGGATAGCCGTTGTAGCGCACCAGCTGCACCGGGCCGTTGATCCAGCGCGTGCTGGCAAAAGCGGACATCGGCACCATGCCGCCCGAGGCGCTGCGCACGTTCAGGCGCATCAGGTCCTCCGGTTGCAGGCGCTGCGGCGCATCGGCCTGCACGATGACGCGCTGCTGGCGTCCGCTGCTGGTGAAGTCGTTGACATAGCTCGACCCCAGGCCCACCGACAGCAGGCTGTTGATGTCGGCGAACGCCACGCCCAGCGCGTTGGCCTTGTCGCGGTCGACGTCGATCTGCAGTTGCGGCGCGTCTTCCAGGCCCTCGGGGCGCACGCCCTTGAGGATCTCGCTCTTGCCGGCCAGGGACAGCAACTGGTTGCGGGCGTCGAGCAGGCCGGCGTGGCCGGCGCCGGCGCGGTCCTGCAGGCGCGCGGTGATGCCGGTGGCGTTGCCCAGTTCGCGGATCGGCGGAGGGCTGAGCGGGAAGACCACGGCGTCGGCGATGCCCGACAGGGCGCGCAGCGCGCGCGCGGCGACCTTGTCTGCGGCGTCGTCCGGACCGCGCTCGCTCCAGTCCTTGAGCGGCACGAACACCAGGCCGACGTTCTGGCCGGCGCCGGAGAAGCTGAAACCGGCCACCGCGATGGTGCGGGCCACGGCCGGCTGCTTGTGCAGGTAGTCCTCGACCTGGGCCAGCACGGCCTCGGTGCGGCTGCGCGAGGCGCCCGGCGGCAGCTGGACGTTGGCGATGATGTAGCCCTGGTCCTCGTTCGGCAGGAACGACGACGGTAGGCGCGCGTACAGCCAGCCGACCACGCCGCAGATGAGCAGGAACACGATCATGAAGCGGCCGGTGCGCGTAAGCATCTTGGCGATCATGCCCTGGTAGCCGGTGGCGGTGACGGCGAACTTGCGGTTGAACCAGCCGAAGAAACCCTTCTTCTCGATGTGGTGCCCCGCCTCGACCGGTTTCAAAATAGTGGCGCACAGCGCCGGCGTCAGCGTCAGCGCCATCAGCGCCGAGAACACCATGGCCGACACCATCGCCAGCGAGAACTGGCGGTAGATCGCGCCGACGGCGCCGCCGAAGAAGGCCATCGGGATGAACACGGCGATCAGCACCAGGGTGATGCCGACGATGGCGCCGGTGATCTGCGACATCGCCTTGCGGGTGGCGTCGCGCGGCGACAAGCCTTCCTCGCTCATGATGCGCTCGACGTTTTCGACGACGACGATGGCGTCATCGACCAGGATGCCGATCGCCAGCACCATGCCGAACATGGTGAGCACGTTGATCGAGAAGCCGGCCAGCTGCATCACGGCGAAGGTGCCCATCAGCGCGATCGGCACGACGATGGTCGGGATCAGGGTGTAGCGCAGGTTCTGCAGGAAGATGTACATGACGATGAACACCAGCAGCACCGCCTCGAACAGGGTTTTGACCACTTCCTCGATCGAGATCTTGACGAAGGTCGAGGTGTCGTACGGCACGGTGTACTTCAGGCCCGGCGGGAAGAACTTGGACAGCTCGTCCATCTTGGCGCGCACCAGCGTGGCGGTGGCCAGCGCGTTGCCGGTCAGCGATTGCTGCACGGCGACGGCGACGAACGGTTTGCCGTCGAGGCGGGCGCTGCGGCTGAAGTTGGCGCCGGCCATCTCGATGCGGGCCACGTCGCTCAACCGCACGAAGGAACCGTTGGTGTTGGCGCGCAGGACGATCTTGCCGAATTCCTCCGGCGACGTCATCTGGCCTTGCACGACGATGGGCGCGGCGTAGGCCTGCGATTCGGGCGACGGCAGGTCGCCCAGGGTGCCGGCGGTGACTTGCGCGTTCTGGGCGCGGATGGCGGCGGTGACCTCGGCCATCGTCAGGCGCAGGCCGAGCAGCTTGGCCGGATCGATCCAGATGCGCATGGCGCGCTCGGTGCCGAACAGCTGGGCCTGGCCGACACCAGGCAGGCGCTTGATTTCATTGACGACGTTGCGCGCCAGGTAGTCGCCGATGGCGGCCGTGTCCATCTTGCCGTCGGTCGACGAGGCGCCGACGAACATCAGGATGTTGCTGCGCGCTTTGTTGACGTTGACGCCCTGTTGCGTGACCGCCTGCGGCAGGCGAGATTCGACCCGCTTGATGCGGTTTTGCACGTCGACAGAGGCCAGGTCGGGGTTGGTGCCGGGCAGGAAGGTGACGGTGATCGATACCGCGCCGTTGCCGTCGCTGACCGACTCGACATATTGCAGGCCGTCGGCGCCGTTCATTTCCTGTTCGATCACGCTGGTGACGGCGTCGTCGAGGATCTGGGCGGTCGCGCCCGGGTAGTTGGCGTCGATGACGATCGACGGCGGCGCGATGGTCGGGTATTGCGCCACCGGCAGCAGGGTGATCGACAGCGCGCCGCCGATCAGGATGAACAACGCGATCACCCACGCGAAAACGGGGCGGTCGATGAAGAACTTTGCCATCTGGTCTCCCGATTATTTGGTGGCGGCGGCGGGAGCGGCTGCGGGGGCAACTGCGGGGGCGGCGCCGACCGGACCCTTCCAGGCTTCCGGCGTGACGGTGGCGCCGGGCTTGGCCTTCTGGAAACCCTCGACGATGACGCGTTCTCCGCCCTTGAGGCCGGAGCTGATGACCCAGCTGCCGTTCTGCGCGGCGTCGGCCTTGACCGGCTGGGCGCTGACCTTGTTGTCGGCGCCGACGATGAGCACGGAGGCGCCATCGGTGCCGCGCACCACGGCCTGTTGCGGTACGGTGATGGCGGCCTCGTTGACGCCTTGCTCCAGGCGGGTGCGCACGTACATGCCCGGCAGCAGGGTGCGGTTGGGATTCGGGAACTCGGCGCGCATCGACACCGAGCCGGTGGTCTGGTCGACCGAGACGTCGGCGAACAGCAGCTTGCCCGTTTGCGGATAGGTCTGGCCGTCCTCGGTTACCAGCGAGACGCGGGCTTCGTCCTTGCCGGCGCTTTTCAGTTTGCCGTCGGCCAGCGCCCGGCGCAGCTTGAGCAGCTCGGTCGACGATTGCGTGATGGTGACGTAGATCGGATCGAGCTGCTGCACCGTGGCCATCGGCGTGGCTTCTCCCTGGCCCACCAGCGCGCCCTCGGTCACCAGCGCGCGGCCGATGCGGCCGGCGATCGGCGCGGTGACGGTGGCGTAACCCAGGGTCAGGCCGGCGTTGGTGCGCGCCGCTTTGGCGGTGGCCAGGTCGGCGCGGGCCTGCTTCTGCGAGGTGACGGCGTCGTCGTATTCCTGCTGGCTGACGGCCTGGGCGGCCAGCAGCGGCGTGTAGCGCTTGACGCGCAGGTCGGCCTGGGCCAGGTTGGCCTCGGCGCGGCCGACGGCGGCCTGGGCGCTGTCGAACGAGGCCTGGAAGCTGGCCGGATCGATGCGGAACAGCACCTCGCCGGCCTTGACGTCGCCGCCTTCCTTGAACACCCGTTTCAGCACGATGCCGGCGGTGCGCGCGCGGACCTCGGCGATGCGCGAGGCCTCGGTGCGGCCGGGCAGTTCGCTGGTCAGCGTGATGCTGGCCGGCGCGACCGTGACAACCGCCACCTTCGGCGGCGGCGGGGCGGCGGGCGCGGCGTCTTTCTTACCGCAGGCGCTCAGCCCTGCAGCGGCGAGAGTGAGGGCGGCGCAGGCGAATACGGTGGAACGAGGGACGGATCTCATTGGATGGTCTCTGAAAGAATAGTGTTGGACGTTTGCCAGCCGGAGCGGTTGCCGGCTGAGGCTGCAACATTGTAATACAGTCAGTTATGTAACGTTTTGTATATATCCGTTTGTGGCGAGTTGCGCGAAATTGCCGCATTTTGGTGCAAGATGGCCGTGGGCCGGTGGCCG is part of the Oxalobacteraceae bacterium OTU3CAMAD1 genome and encodes:
- a CDS encoding patatin-like phospholipase family protein, translating into MSSPITIRLGQRARQRISAEGMQAADIAIIPAAAGGPKGLILNGLDQWLFGSWLKAAPRPRKLVGASIGAWRMAASAFDDPAAAHKRLAHLYAHQRYPARVTAAYVSQTCRALLDELLDGRAAEAVDHPHHHVSVLTARGTGALARANGVRWREMAGFLLAAAGNAVSRDRLAGAMERVIFHNRRDDAHWLRDPFDAFAGHFVDLSAANLRDALLASGSIPLVLEAVTAIAGAPDGAYWDGGLIDYHLHLPYQRDPGLVLYPHFSDYIVPGWLDKSMPWRRAGEGDPALGNLILVSPSASFVATLPNGKPPDRKDFTAYGQNHAARIRDWTRAIAESERMAEAFARWCEKPDIKATLSF
- a CDS encoding efflux transporter outer membrane subunit, which gives rise to MLGATLLSACSLAPTYKRPDAPVAAAFPADDAGKAAKTGAAPSAATNQRDAIDTGWREYFNEPRLQQLIAAALENNRDLRTAALRIEEARALYNVQSADRLPNLNASVGATRAKTPATVSPTGESTIGRRVDAGLSISSFELDFFGRVKSLNDAALAAYLATDEARQAAQISLVAQVAQAYFTERAYAEQYALAQQSYEARARTYKLTQQRAEVGASSRLDLRSNETLMETARAAALTLARQRAQAENALTLLVGQPSATGAAGTNAGAMPTDSQIDALSAVPAGLPSDLLARRPDIRAAEQRLKSANANIGAARAAFFPRISLTAAIGSTSPTLGGLFDSGTGSWSFAPQLVLPIFDAGRNRANLTLTEVRKNIAVADYEKTIQTAFREVADALAARDYLGEQVAAQRAVQDAQADRLKLSQLRFDNGVASSLDVLDAQRELFSAQQSLVQARLLRTTSAIDLYRALGGGIK
- a CDS encoding efflux RND transporter permease subunit, which gives rise to MAKFFIDRPVFAWVIALFILIGGALSITLLPVAQYPTIAPPSIVIDANYPGATAQILDDAVTSVIEQEMNGADGLQYVESVSDGNGAVSITVTFLPGTNPDLASVDVQNRIKRVESRLPQAVTQQGVNVNKARSNILMFVGASSTDGKMDTAAIGDYLARNVVNEIKRLPGVGQAQLFGTERAMRIWIDPAKLLGLRLTMAEVTAAIRAQNAQVTAGTLGDLPSPESQAYAAPIVVQGQMTSPEEFGKIVLRANTNGSFVRLSDVARIEMAGANFSRSARLDGKPFVAVAVQQSLTGNALATATLVRAKMDELSKFFPPGLKYTVPYDTSTFVKISIEEVVKTLFEAVLLVFIVMYIFLQNLRYTLIPTIVVPIALMGTFAVMQLAGFSINVLTMFGMVLAIGILVDDAIVVVENVERIMSEEGLSPRDATRKAMSQITGAIVGITLVLIAVFIPMAFFGGAVGAIYRQFSLAMVSAMVFSALMALTLTPALCATILKPVEAGHHIEKKGFFGWFNRKFAVTATGYQGMIAKMLTRTGRFMIVFLLICGVVGWLYARLPSSFLPNEDQGYIIANVQLPPGASRSRTEAVLAQVEDYLHKQPAVARTIAVAGFSFSGAGQNVGLVFVPLKDWSERGPDDAADKVAARALRALSGIADAVVFPLSPPPIRELGNATGITARLQDRAGAGHAGLLDARNQLLSLAGKSEILKGVRPEGLEDAPQLQIDVDRDKANALGVAFADINSLLSVGLGSSYVNDFTSSGRQQRVIVQADAPQRLQPEDLMRLNVRSASGGMVPMSAFASTRWINGPVQLVRYNGYPAIKLTGDAAPGRSTGEAMAELERLATQLPPGFSIEWTGQSLEEKTSGSQAPALFALSMLAAFLVLAALYESESIPVAVLLVVPLGILGALLGAHIRDLPNDVYFKVGLIAIIGLSAKNAILIIEFAKDLQAQGMGLIEATLEAVHLRFRPIIMTSLAFILGVLPLVIATGAGSASQRAIGTGVMGGMITATVLAVFLVPVFFVVIRRIFKGSERQRKLAAHEMDDKKHETYD
- a CDS encoding efflux RND transporter periplasmic adaptor subunit, with the protein product MRSVPRSTVFACAALTLAAAGLSACGKKDAAPAAPPPPKVAVVTVAPASITLTSELPGRTEASRIAEVRARTAGIVLKRVFKEGGDVKAGEVLFRIDPASFQASFDSAQAAVGRAEANLAQADLRVKRYTPLLAAQAVSQQEYDDAVTSQKQARADLATAKAARTNAGLTLGYATVTAPIAGRIGRALVTEGALVGQGEATPMATVQQLDPIYVTITQSSTELLKLRRALADGKLKSAGKDEARVSLVTEDGQTYPQTGKLLFADVSVDQTTGSVSMRAEFPNPNRTLLPGMYVRTRLEQGVNEAAITVPQQAVVRGTDGASVLIVGADNKVSAQPVKADAAQNGSWVISSGLKGGERVIVEGFQKAKPGATVTPEAWKGPVGAAPAVAPAAAPAAATK